The genomic stretch CACATGCGCGAGGATGGTGTCGCGGCCGACGCCATAGTCAGGCAGCCCGCGCGAGAACGCAAAGCCGGCGCTGGTGCTGGTCAATGCTTCGAAGCCCAGCGATGCGAGCAGCCGGGCCGAGCCAGGGTCCCACGGGTTCGGGATCACGAAGGTGCCGCTGCGTTCATGCAGCGCGCGGAAGGCGCGGGCTTTTTCGATCTGGGTCGGCATGGGCTATCCGGTCTGAAGTGGACGAGGGGTGGACTGCATTGCTGCGGCACAGGCGAGTGCATCGTCGAGGCGGTCATTGCCCCAGAGCATCGCGTCGCCGACAAAGAACGTTGGAGCGCCAAAGATGCCACGAATCTGCGCGGCGTGCGTCTGCTCGCGCAGGCGGGGCTTGCTGGCGTCGGACTGCACCTGCGCAAGGATCGCGGCCGCAGGCAGACCGAGCGCGGTCAGCTCTTCGGCCACGGCCTCGGGCGTGTGAATGTCGCGGTCCTGGGCGAAATTGCGCAGCATGATGCGCTGGCAAAAGGCGCCGACCCACGGGGTGTCTGCGCCGAGCAGCGACACCCGCAACGGCAGGACGGAGGCGCGCGGAAACGTGCTCGGCTGCGTCCAGGGCAAGTCGTGTTTGGCGCATTCGCGCGCCATGTCCTGCCAGACGTAATGCCCTTTGGCCCGTTGCAGCACAAACGGCGAACTGGCCCAGCCGAGTGACTGAAAAATCGGCCCCAGCAGGAAGGGTTTCCATGCGACTTGCACACCAAGTTGCACTGCGGCCGCCTCGATGCGCATCACGCTCAGGTAGCTGTAATTGCTCGCGAAGTCGAACCAGAACTCGACGGTGGGCGCGGGGACGAGCGGCTCCCATGTGGCGTTGTAAGCGGCGTGCCGGGGTGCGGTGTGCGGGCGGGCGAGGGTGTCCATGCGGCCTCCAACATGATGTCGTTGGCGGCATTACACGTGGGGCGCGGTACGCGTTCAAACGCCTTTCATGCAAGTTCGGATGCGCCGGATGCATGCGTGGCCTGCGTTGCCGCTTCAGCGCAGATCCAGGCAGCCACATCGCGCACGTCGCGTCGCGGGTTCGGCTCCGATTGGATCAACCAGTACGCATGCGTGTTGCGCACACCGGGGGCGATGGTCGGTACGGTGACCAGGCGGCCGTCGGCCAGCAGCGGCGCGATCAACTCCAGACGGCCCAGCGCGATGCCCTGGCCGGCCACCGCCGCATGGATGATCTGGTCGTGCTGGTTGAAGCGCAGCACGGTGCGCGGCTTGGCATGGCTCCATCCGGCGGCGGCCAGCCAGTCGGTCCATTGGAGCCAGGGGCGGCGCAGGTCGCGGTCGTCAAAGTCGAGCAGCGTCAGGCCGGCGAGCGCCTCGGCGGAATCCAGCGAGCGCTGCCCGAGCGACGGATGCGCAACCGGCGCCACGGTTTCCCCAAACAGCCGGATGGCACCGGGTGGCGCATCGCCGGGTGGGCAATACCGGATGGCAAGCTCAATCCCTTCGTTCTTCAGGTCGACGAGGCGGTTGTTGGTCGCCACGCGCACGTCGATGTCGGGGTACTGCAGCTGGAAGCGCGCCAGGCGCGGCAGCAGCCACAGGCCGGTGACACCGATGCTGGCCGTGATCGTGACCGGCCGACGTTCGGCCGCCACGCGGATGGCCCCGATGGCGTCCTGCAACTGCTGCACGGCACTGTCAGCGCTGCGGAACAGGCGTTCTCCCTCGGGCGTGAACGCGATCGAGCGGTGCCCGCGCACCAGCAGTTTCACGCCCAGCGCCTCTTCGAGCGCCGACACCTGGCGGCTCACGGCGGACTGCGTCAGACACAGATCATCGGCCGCGAGCGTGATGCTCATGCGCCGGCCCACCGCCACGAAACCGCGCAACAAGTCCAGGGAGGCCAACCGAACCAGGGGAGTCGACATGCGTTTTCCTCATGCAAGGAGTTCTCAAAGATCAATTGAGAACCCGGTTATGGCGAAGTTTAATAAGCCATCAGACGACATTCCAGCCCAACGCGCCTTCGGCACGCTTGCGAAGCCGGAATGTCAGTCGCACCGGAGAAAAAACGCTCATGGCATCGAAATCTCTCACGCAATCGCCGTGGTTGCCGGTCCTGGCTGGCGGCGCGGTGATCGGCTTGGCGTTGGGCATCCGCCACGTGCAAGGCCTTTTCCTCGTGCCCGTCACGATGGGTCACGGCTGGACGCGCGAAACCTTTGGCCTGGCGATCGCGTTGCAAAACCTCATCTGGGGCGCGGCACAGCCATTCGCGGGCATGCTGGCCGACCGTTACGGCGCGGCCAAGGTGGTCGTTGCCGGCATCGTGGTCTATGCGCTTGGGCTGATGCTGATGGCACATGCAGGCACGCCCCTGGGCTTTACGCTGTCGGCGGGCGGACTGATCGGGCTCGGGCTGTCAGGCACGTCGTTCGGCGTGGTGTATGGCGCGATCAGCCGATTGACGCCGCCCGGGCGGCGCAGCTGGGCGCTGGGCGTAGCGGGCGCGGTGGGCGGTGTCGGCCAGTTCGTGATGGTGCCGACGGCGCAGGGCCTGCTGGGTACGGTCGGCTGGGTGACGGCGCTGGTGGTCATGGCGGGGGTCATGGCGATCTTCTTGCCGCTGGCCGCGCCGCTGCGCGAGAGAACATCGGCTGCCGCCGCGCAGCAGGCGCAGCAAAGCATGGGTTCGGCCATCCGCGAGGCCTTTGCCCACCGGGGTTTCTGGCTGCTGAATCTCGGGTTCCTGACGTGCGGATTCCAGCTCGCCTTTATCGGCGCGCACATGCCGGCGTATCTGCTCGACAAGGGGCTCACCGGCCGCCACGGCATGGTGGCGCTGGCGCTCATTGCCGCCGCCAACATCGTCGGCACGTATTACTGCGGCGCGCTGGGCGGGCTGTTCCGGCGCAAATATCTGCTGTCGTTGCTATACCTGATTCGCACGGCGGCGATTGCGCTATTCATCCTGCTCCCGCTGTCGCCAGCAACGCTGTATGCGTTTGCCATCGTGATGGGCCTGCTGTGGCTGGGGACGGTGCCGCTGACGAACGGGCTGCTGTCGCAGGTGTTTGGGGTGCGCTACATCGGCACGCTGTTCGGCTTCGTATTTCTTGGTCACCAGATCGGCGCGTTCCTGGGGGTGTGGCTGGGCGGCGTGGTGTACGACCACCTGCATTCCTACGACGCGATCTGGTTTGGCGCCATGGCGCTCGGTGTGGTGGCCGCGCTGCTGCACTGGCCGATCGACGATCGCCAACTCGTGCGTACGCCGGTGGCGCAACCCGCGTGAACGCACAGTTCAAAACATGGATGGCTTGGGCGCTGGCAGCGGCCGGCGCCGCCCTGATCTTTGCGGCGTGGCTGACGCCGGAAGGCGCGTTTTCCTTTGTGACGCTGGCGTCCTTCTGCCGATAGGGCGACGCGTGAGCCCGATTTGTGAAACAATATCGGGTTAATCACTAGTGGGCACTGGTACGGTTTGCGCGGGAATTACGTCGCTTCTGCGTCGTTCTCCTGTGAATGCCACCGTTCAGACATGACTTACGCCGTCAAGGAAATTTTCTACACGCTGCAAGGCGAGGGTGCCAACACCGGCCGCGCAGCCGTCTTCTGCCGCTTTGCCGGCTGCAATCTCTGGAGTGGGCGCGAAGCCGATCGCGCCACCGCCGTCTGCCAGTTCTGTGACACCGACTTCGTCGGCACGGACGGCACGCAAGGCGGCAAATACACCACCGCCGACGCACTCGCCGACACCGTTGCCGCCGAATGGCCGGCCAGCGCCACGGGCGGCAAGCCGCTCGTCATCTGCACCGGCGGCGAGCCGCTGCTGCAGCTCGACAAGCCGCTGATCGACGCGCTGCACGCACGCGGCTTCGAAATCGCCATCGAGACCAACGGCACCATCGCCGTGCCGGAAGGCATCGACTGGGTGTGCGTGAGCCCCAAGATGGGTTCCGAACTGGTCGTCACGCGCGGCGACGAGCTGAAGGTGGTGATTCCGCAAGATGGGCAGGACCTCGACGCATACGAACGGCTCGATTTCCAACATTTCTTCCTGCAGGCCATGGACGGCCCGCTTGCCCGGCAGAATACGGCGGCAGCCGTCGAGCTGTGCCAGCGCCGGCCGCGCTGGCGCCTGTCGCTGCAAACCCATAAGATGCTGGGCATCCGCTAAGGCGGGCCGCAGCAGTTTGTCCCCGGTTTCCTGCCGGTCCCAGCCGTTTCGCGGCGCCCGCTGCCGCCACCTTGCTCCATGACCAAGACCGTTTCCATTACGCGCCGGCTCGAATTTGACGCCGGCCACCGCATCCCGGGCCATGCCGGCCAGTGCCGCAACCTCCATGGGCACCGCTATCAGCTCGAACTCACGCTCACCGGCGAAGTCCTGCACAACGACAAGGCTCCCGACGACGGCATGATCCTCGACTTTGGCGACGTCAAGCAGCTCGCCAACAAGCATCTTGTCGACCTTTGGGACCACGCGTTCCTCGTCTATCGCGGCGATACCAAGCTGGTTGAATTCCTGAACGACATGGAAGGCGGTCACAAGACCGTTGTGCTCAACGACGTCCCCACCGTCGAGAACCTCGCGCAGGTCGCGTTCGACATTCTCGAGCCAGTGTTTCGCAACACGTTCGGGCACCATCTGCGCCTGTCCAAGCTCGTGCTGTACGAAACCCCGAATTGCTGGGCCGACGTGAAGCTCGCGCGCCCGCACGAACAGGATTGATGCGACAGCGCCGGATCGCATGACCACACCGCACGTCCTCACCCCGCCTGCCGACATGTCCGCCCATGAGCGCGACGGCTACTGGATGCAGCAGGCGCTCGTGCAGGCCAAGTTCGCGTGGGGGCAAGGCGAAGTGCCGGTGGGTGCCGTGGTCGTGCGCGGCAACGAAATCGTCGGGGTGGGCTACAACGCCCCGATTGGCACGCACGACCCATCCGCGCATGCCGAGATGCGCGCGCTGCGCCAGGCCGCCGAGAAGCTCGGCAACTACCGCCTGCCAGACTGTGAAGTCTTCGTGACCCTGGAGCCGTGCGTGATGTGCGCCGGCGCCATGCTGCATGCCCGCGTGGCGCGCGTCGTCTACGGCGCGCCGGACCCCAAGACGGGCGCCGCGGGCAGCATTCTCGACCTGTTTGCCGAGACGCGGCTGAATCACCAGACCGCCATCGCCGGCAGCGTGCTCGCGCAGGAATGCGGCGACATGCTGCGCGCCTTCTTCGCCGAGCGCCGCGCCACCCAGAAGGCCGCACGCCTGGCGTCCACCGAACCTGACGAAACCGCCACATGACCACTGTCCGCCTGATTGCGCCTTCCGGTTACCCGAACGATCCGGCCATCGCGGAGCGCGGCGTGGCGGCGTTGGAAGCGCAGGGCTGCACGATCGTCAACCGCGAGTGCCTGGGCCGGCAGCATCAGCGTTTTGCCGGCGGCGAACTGGCGCGTCTGGCTGACCTCAATCAGATCGGCACGGGCAGCGGCCAGGAAATCGCCATGGCCATTCGCGGCGGGTATGGCCTGACGCGCTTGCTGGACCGCATCGACTTCATCGACATCGGCCGCCGCGCGCAGGCCACCAACGCCATCATCGTCGGCCACAGCGATTTCACCGTGTTTTCGCTGGCGTACCTAGCGGCCACGGGTGGCGTGACGTTTGCCGGCCCGCACGTGTGTTCGGACTTCGGGCTGGAGACGGTCGACCCGTTCATGGTCGAGCATTTCTGGGGCATTTTGCGCAGCCCGACCTACGCGCTGCGTGCAGATGTGCCGCAACCCAGCGGCTGCGCGCGGCCCGGCCGCTATGCGGGCACCCTGTGGGGCGGCAATCTGGCCATGCTGTGCAGCTTGATCGGCACGCCGTATCTGCCGGACATTCGCGACGGCATCCTCTTCGTTGAAGACATCAACGAACATCCGTATCGCGTTGAGCGCATGCTGCTGCAATTGCAGCAGGCCGGCGTGCTCGATGCGCAGCAGGCGCTGGTGCTGGGCGATTTTTCCGGCTATCGCACCACGCCGTACGACGCGGGCTATGGTTTCGACGCCATGCGCGACTACCTTGCCGAACACCTGTCGATTCCGGTCGTCACGGGCTTGCCGTTCGGCCATTGCCCAACCAAGGCGACACTGCCGATTGGCGCGCAGGCCGAGCTGGATGTTGACGCCACGGGCTTTACGCTGCACTTGTCGGGGTATCCGACACTGAAGGCATAAGCCACCGGCCATCCGGGTCACGTCCGGGTGGTAAAATCTCGGGTTCTCCAAATGGCGACCGGCCAAGTGCTTGCCGCGCCAGATCACCGCTTTCCAAATCAAGGTTTCCACGTGCTTTCCACCGCCAACATCACCATGCAGTTCGGGCCCAAGCCCTTGTTCGAGAACATCTCGGTCAAGTTTGGCGAGGGCAATCGCTATGGCCTGATCGGCGCCAACGGTTGCGGCAAGTCGACCTTCATGAAGATCCTGGGCGGCGATCTGGAGCCGAGCTCGGGCAACGTGATCCTGGAACCGGGCGTGCGCCTGGGCAAGCTGCGTCAGGACCAGTTCGCCTACGAAGACATGCGCGTGCTGGACGTCGTGATGATGGGCCACACCGAAATGTGGGCTGCCGCGCAAGAGCGCGATGCCATCTACGCAAACCCGGAAGCCACCGACGACGATTACATGAAGGCCGCCGACCTGGAGGCCAAGTACGCCGAATACGACGGCTACACCGCCGAAGCGCGTGCTGGCGAACTCCTGATGGGCGTGGGCATTCCGACCGACCAGCACAACGGCACGATGAGCAATGTCGCCCCCGGCTGGAAGCTGCGCGTGCTGCTGGCGCAGGCGCTGTTCTCGAACCCGGATGTGCTGCTGCTCGATGAGCCGACCAACAACCTCGACATCAACACGATCCGCTGGCTGGAATCGGTGCTCAATGAGCGCAATTCCACCATGATCATCATCTCCCACGATCGCCACTTTCTGAACTCGGTCTGCACGCACATGGCCGACATGGACTACGGCACGCTCAAGGTCTACCCGGGCAACTACGACGACTACATGCAAGCCTCCCTGCAGGCGCGCGAACGCCTGCAGGCGGCCAACGCCCGGGCCAAGGAGCGCATCTCCGACCTGCAGGACTTCGTGCGTCGCTTCTCGGCCAACAAGTCCAAGGCGCGCCAGGCTACGTCGCGCCTGAAGATGATCGACAAGATCAAGGTGGAAGACATCAAGCCGTCGTCGCGCCAGAACCCGTTTGTCCGCTTCGAGATGGAGAAGAAGCTGCACAACCTGGCAGTGGAAACCGAGAACGCGCGCAAGACTTACGATCGCAAGATCTTCGATGGCCTGACGATGGCCGTGCGGGCGGGCGAGCGCATCGCCATCATCGGCGAGAACGGCGCGGGCAAGACCACGCTGCTGCGTTGCCTGCTGAACGGCGCTGTGAAGACCGGCGTGCAGCGCGGCATCGAGGTCGACGGCGGCTCCGTTAAGTGGGCCGAGAACGCCAATGTCGGCTACATGCCGCAGGACACGTACGAAGAATTCCCCGAAGACCGCGACCTGATGGACTGGATGAGCCAGTGGACGCAGCCCGGCGATGACGACCAATCGCTGCGCGGCACCATGGGCCGCCTGCTGTTCTCGGCCGACGACATCAAGAAGAGTGTGAAGGTGCTCTCGGGTGGCGAGAAGGGCCGCATGATCTGGGGCAAGCTCATGCTCGGCCGCCACAACGTGCTGGCGCTGGACGAGCCGACCAACCACATGGACATGGAGTCCATCGAGTCGCTGCAGATTGCGCTCGACAAGTTCGAAGGCACGCTGATCTTCGTGTCGCATGATCGCGAGTTGATCAGCGCCCTGGCCACGCGTGTGATCGAAGTGCGCCCGGACGGCACCCTGACCGACTACCTGGGTACTTACGACGAATACCTGCAGAGCCAGGGCGTCGAAGTCTGAACGTGGTGTGTCCTCGACGAGGGCACAGCAAAAAAGGCGGCCAACTGTGCCGCCTTTTTTGCTGTCCGACCGTGCGGGCTTAGCCTGTTGCTTCGTCGATCAGCAGATCGAGCTGGGCGATCACGTTGCTGGTCTCGGGCTCGCCGCGTGTTTTGCTGAGCGCGGCCTTGAGC from Ralstonia pickettii encodes the following:
- a CDS encoding MFS transporter; translated protein: MASKSLTQSPWLPVLAGGAVIGLALGIRHVQGLFLVPVTMGHGWTRETFGLAIALQNLIWGAAQPFAGMLADRYGAAKVVVAGIVVYALGLMLMAHAGTPLGFTLSAGGLIGLGLSGTSFGVVYGAISRLTPPGRRSWALGVAGAVGGVGQFVMVPTAQGLLGTVGWVTALVVMAGVMAIFLPLAAPLRERTSAAAAQQAQQSMGSAIREAFAHRGFWLLNLGFLTCGFQLAFIGAHMPAYLLDKGLTGRHGMVALALIAAANIVGTYYCGALGGLFRRKYLLSLLYLIRTAAIALFILLPLSPATLYAFAIVMGLLWLGTVPLTNGLLSQVFGVRYIGTLFGFVFLGHQIGAFLGVWLGGVVYDHLHSYDAIWFGAMALGVVAALLHWPIDDRQLVRTPVAQPA
- the tadA gene encoding tRNA adenosine(34) deaminase TadA, whose protein sequence is MTTPHVLTPPADMSAHERDGYWMQQALVQAKFAWGQGEVPVGAVVVRGNEIVGVGYNAPIGTHDPSAHAEMRALRQAAEKLGNYRLPDCEVFVTLEPCVMCAGAMLHARVARVVYGAPDPKTGAAGSILDLFAETRLNHQTAIAGSVLAQECGDMLRAFFAERRATQKAARLASTEPDETAT
- a CDS encoding ABC-F family ATPase, which encodes MLSTANITMQFGPKPLFENISVKFGEGNRYGLIGANGCGKSTFMKILGGDLEPSSGNVILEPGVRLGKLRQDQFAYEDMRVLDVVMMGHTEMWAAAQERDAIYANPEATDDDYMKAADLEAKYAEYDGYTAEARAGELLMGVGIPTDQHNGTMSNVAPGWKLRVLLAQALFSNPDVLLLDEPTNNLDINTIRWLESVLNERNSTMIIISHDRHFLNSVCTHMADMDYGTLKVYPGNYDDYMQASLQARERLQAANARAKERISDLQDFVRRFSANKSKARQATSRLKMIDKIKVEDIKPSSRQNPFVRFEMEKKLHNLAVETENARKTYDRKIFDGLTMAVRAGERIAIIGENGAGKTTLLRCLLNGAVKTGVQRGIEVDGGSVKWAENANVGYMPQDTYEEFPEDRDLMDWMSQWTQPGDDDQSLRGTMGRLLFSADDIKKSVKVLSGGEKGRMIWGKLMLGRHNVLALDEPTNHMDMESIESLQIALDKFEGTLIFVSHDRELISALATRVIEVRPDGTLTDYLGTYDEYLQSQGVEV
- the queE gene encoding 7-carboxy-7-deazaguanine synthase; protein product: MTYAVKEIFYTLQGEGANTGRAAVFCRFAGCNLWSGREADRATAVCQFCDTDFVGTDGTQGGKYTTADALADTVAAEWPASATGGKPLVICTGGEPLLQLDKPLIDALHARGFEIAIETNGTIAVPEGIDWVCVSPKMGSELVVTRGDELKVVIPQDGQDLDAYERLDFQHFFLQAMDGPLARQNTAAAVELCQRRPRWRLSLQTHKMLGIR
- the queD gene encoding 6-carboxytetrahydropterin synthase QueD; the protein is MTKTVSITRRLEFDAGHRIPGHAGQCRNLHGHRYQLELTLTGEVLHNDKAPDDGMILDFGDVKQLANKHLVDLWDHAFLVYRGDTKLVEFLNDMEGGHKTVVLNDVPTVENLAQVAFDILEPVFRNTFGHHLRLSKLVLYETPNCWADVKLARPHEQD
- a CDS encoding 2-hydroxychromene-2-carboxylate isomerase, with the protein product MDTLARPHTAPRHAAYNATWEPLVPAPTVEFWFDFASNYSYLSVMRIEAAAVQLGVQVAWKPFLLGPIFQSLGWASSPFVLQRAKGHYVWQDMARECAKHDLPWTQPSTFPRASVLPLRVSLLGADTPWVGAFCQRIMLRNFAQDRDIHTPEAVAEELTALGLPAAAILAQVQSDASKPRLREQTHAAQIRGIFGAPTFFVGDAMLWGNDRLDDALACAAAMQSTPRPLQTG
- the ldcA gene encoding muramoyltetrapeptide carboxypeptidase — translated: MTTVRLIAPSGYPNDPAIAERGVAALEAQGCTIVNRECLGRQHQRFAGGELARLADLNQIGTGSGQEIAMAIRGGYGLTRLLDRIDFIDIGRRAQATNAIIVGHSDFTVFSLAYLAATGGVTFAGPHVCSDFGLETVDPFMVEHFWGILRSPTYALRADVPQPSGCARPGRYAGTLWGGNLAMLCSLIGTPYLPDIRDGILFVEDINEHPYRVERMLLQLQQAGVLDAQQALVLGDFSGYRTTPYDAGYGFDAMRDYLAEHLSIPVVTGLPFGHCPTKATLPIGAQAELDVDATGFTLHLSGYPTLKA
- a CDS encoding LysR substrate-binding domain-containing protein codes for the protein MSTPLVRLASLDLLRGFVAVGRRMSITLAADDLCLTQSAVSRQVSALEEALGVKLLVRGHRSIAFTPEGERLFRSADSAVQQLQDAIGAIRVAAERRPVTITASIGVTGLWLLPRLARFQLQYPDIDVRVATNNRLVDLKNEGIELAIRYCPPGDAPPGAIRLFGETVAPVAHPSLGQRSLDSAEALAGLTLLDFDDRDLRRPWLQWTDWLAAAGWSHAKPRTVLRFNQHDQIIHAAVAGQGIALGRLELIAPLLADGRLVTVPTIAPGVRNTHAYWLIQSEPNPRRDVRDVAAWICAEAATQATHASGASELA